A single genomic interval of Amycolatopsis albispora harbors:
- a CDS encoding SMI1/KNR4 family protein, with the protein MPCTEEEVARVRGVGWLPQPYEDFLLRMGRRAGDLLRGTSVFYPGIVELADEMRDLVRENKVEHLIAPGSILLGMHQGYQLYWLEPGGRVHLYEEMETEVRESWPSLLAFLRAEAERHLELKARHNL; encoded by the coding sequence GTGCCGTGCACCGAGGAAGAGGTGGCGAGGGTTCGCGGTGTCGGCTGGTTGCCGCAGCCGTACGAGGACTTCCTGCTGAGGATGGGCAGGCGCGCGGGGGATTTGCTGCGTGGCACGTCGGTGTTCTACCCGGGCATCGTCGAACTCGCCGACGAGATGCGGGATCTGGTGCGGGAGAACAAGGTCGAGCACCTGATCGCGCCCGGTTCGATCTTGCTCGGCATGCACCAGGGCTACCAGCTGTACTGGCTGGAGCCGGGTGGGCGGGTGCACCTGTACGAGGAGATGGAGACCGAGGTCCGGGAGAGCTGGCCCAGCCTGCTCGCCTTCCTCCGCGCGGAGGCGGAGCGGCACCTGGAGTTGAAGGCCCGGCACAACCTCTGA
- a CDS encoding type VII secretion target → MPQGYEVLNDELTVHAGKVDGFSERMQTAVDAASQVTMDDSAYGVICQPFAMLLQPFEEMGVNALKTAVESLTETATKVRDSAAAYTEREGATSKALKNAEAG, encoded by the coding sequence ATGCCACAGGGTTACGAGGTACTCAACGACGAACTGACCGTGCACGCCGGCAAGGTCGACGGCTTTTCCGAGCGGATGCAGACCGCGGTCGACGCGGCGAGCCAGGTGACCATGGACGACAGCGCGTACGGGGTGATCTGCCAGCCGTTCGCGATGTTGCTGCAGCCGTTCGAGGAGATGGGCGTCAACGCGCTGAAGACGGCGGTCGAGTCGCTGACCGAGACCGCCACGAAGGTCCGCGACTCGGCGGCCGCGTACACCGAGCGGGAAGGCGCGACCAGCAAGGCCCTGAAGAACGCCGAAGCGGGCTGA
- a CDS encoding YbaB/EbfC family nucleoid-associated protein, with amino-acid sequence MADLADVERMVNDWERNAAETSQKYQAMQAQVERISITESVASGAVSVTVGHNGLPTDVKMTQAVLKMSPDEIAANVLRAMQKAQSKYPERLAEITAETVGDDATTRHLVATAVDNFPAPPEEDEPPVAGQPQQRQLYESEEEEPPAAKAPPAPPAPKPTPRRKPGPDDEDGEDFSDQSFLRRD; translated from the coding sequence GTGGCTGATCTGGCCGACGTCGAGCGCATGGTGAACGACTGGGAGCGCAACGCGGCGGAGACGTCGCAGAAGTACCAGGCGATGCAGGCGCAGGTGGAGCGCATCTCGATCACCGAGTCGGTGGCCTCGGGCGCGGTCAGCGTGACCGTCGGGCACAACGGGCTGCCCACCGACGTCAAGATGACGCAGGCCGTGCTGAAGATGAGCCCGGACGAGATCGCCGCCAACGTGCTGCGCGCGATGCAGAAGGCGCAGTCGAAGTACCCGGAGCGGTTGGCCGAGATCACCGCCGAGACGGTCGGTGACGACGCGACCACGCGGCACTTGGTGGCCACCGCGGTGGACAACTTCCCGGCGCCGCCCGAGGAGGACGAGCCGCCGGTCGCCGGGCAGCCGCAGCAGCGGCAGCTGTACGAGAGCGAGGAAGAGGAGCCGCCGGCCGCGAAGGCGCCTCCGGCCCCGCCCGCGCCGAAGCCGACGCCGCGCCGGAAGCCCGGCCCGGACGACGAAGACGGCGAGGACTTCAGCGACCAGTCTTTCCTGCGCCGCGACTAG
- a CDS encoding multifunctional oxoglutarate decarboxylase/oxoglutarate dehydrogenase thiamine pyrophosphate-binding subunit/dihydrolipoyllysine-residue succinyltransferase subunit, with protein MSSSSPASQFGPNEWLVEEMYDQFLADPSSVDAAWHDFFADFKPTQDAQAKADSARASAKAEAATSPNGQGNQPSAKSRQNADSAARQSSAKASEPEKAPAKQPAPAKAAPAKAAKPAEKAPAAKEPVKTEAESKPLRGAAAAIAKNMDASLSVPTATSVRAVPAKLMADNRIVINNHLKRTRGGKISFTHLIGYAMVRALRDFPNMNRHYQLIDGKPFAVTPEHVNFGLAIDMKGKEGARTLVVASIKATENMTFLQFWQAYEEIVKKARNNKLTADDFAGTTISLTNPGGIGTNHSVPRLQAGQGCIIGVGAMQYPASFEGTSEKTLVDLAVSKIMTLTSTYDHRIIQGAESGEFLKRIHELLLGADGFYDDVFTSLRLPYEPIRWVADIPEGAVDKTARVIELIEAYRMRGHLMADTDPLNYRQRRHEDLDVLTHGLTLWDLDREFPVGGFAGQERMKFRDILGVLRNSYCRTVGIEYTHIIDPDERRWIQDRVEVPHEKPDPAVQKYVLSKLNAAEAFETFLQTKYVGQKRFSLEGGETAIPLLDTVLDKAAEYELDEVVIGMPHRGRLNVLANIVGKPISQIFQEFEGNLDPGQAHGSGDVKYHLGAEGKYFRMFGDGETKVSLTANPSHLETVDPVLEGIVRAKQDILDKGGEGFTVLPVLLHGDAAFAGQGVVAETLNLALLRGYRTGGTVHLIINNQVGFTTAPENSRSSQYATDVAKMIGAPVFHVNGDDPEAAHWVAKLAVDYRQAFNKDVVIDLICYRRRGHNEGDDPSMTQPAMYDIIDTKRSVRKTYTESLIGRGDISVEEAEAALRDFSSQLEHVFNEVRELEKHPVKASPSVEEEQQVPAKVPTAISREVVEQIGDAFINVPEGFTPHPRVKPVMERRHKMSREGGIDWAFGELLAFGSLALEGKLVRLSGQDSRRGTFTQRHSVYIDRKTGEEYSPLQHLAENQGRVMIYDSALSEYAAVGFEYGYSVANSDALVMWEAQFGDFVNGAQTVIDEYISSGEAKWGQLSDVVLLLPHGHEGQGPDHTSGRIERFLQLCAEGSMTVSVPSTPANYFHLLRRHALDGVNRPLVVFTPKRLLRDKAVKSSIEEFTEQSKFLSVIDDSGVDPAKVRKVLLTSGKMYWELLAEREKQGITDVALVRIEQYYPLPKKKLVAAVERYTAASSIMWVQEEPENQGAWPFFGLNLPRKFPEFFGGLEVAARRPMAAPSAGSSKVHEVEQKAIIAKAFS; from the coding sequence GTGTCCAGCAGCAGCCCTGCGTCACAGTTCGGCCCCAACGAGTGGCTGGTCGAAGAGATGTACGACCAGTTCCTGGCCGACCCCTCATCGGTAGATGCCGCTTGGCATGACTTCTTCGCCGACTTCAAGCCAACTCAGGACGCCCAGGCCAAGGCCGACAGCGCCCGTGCGAGCGCGAAGGCGGAGGCCGCGACCAGCCCGAACGGCCAGGGCAACCAGCCGTCGGCCAAGTCGCGCCAGAACGCCGACTCGGCCGCGCGCCAGTCCTCGGCGAAGGCGAGCGAGCCCGAGAAGGCGCCCGCCAAGCAGCCGGCCCCGGCGAAGGCGGCCCCGGCCAAGGCCGCCAAGCCCGCCGAGAAGGCCCCCGCCGCCAAGGAGCCGGTCAAGACCGAGGCCGAGAGCAAGCCGCTGCGTGGCGCGGCCGCCGCGATCGCCAAGAACATGGACGCCTCGCTGTCGGTGCCGACCGCGACCAGCGTGCGCGCGGTGCCCGCCAAGCTGATGGCGGACAACCGCATCGTGATCAACAACCACCTGAAGCGGACCAGGGGCGGGAAGATCTCCTTCACCCACCTCATCGGCTACGCGATGGTGCGCGCGCTGCGCGACTTCCCGAACATGAACCGGCACTACCAGCTGATCGACGGCAAGCCGTTCGCGGTGACCCCGGAGCACGTGAACTTCGGGCTGGCCATCGACATGAAGGGCAAGGAAGGCGCCCGCACGCTGGTGGTGGCCTCGATCAAGGCCACCGAGAACATGACCTTCCTGCAGTTCTGGCAGGCCTACGAGGAGATCGTCAAGAAGGCCCGCAACAACAAGCTCACCGCGGACGACTTCGCCGGCACCACCATCTCGCTGACCAACCCGGGCGGCATCGGCACCAACCACTCGGTGCCGCGGCTGCAGGCCGGGCAGGGCTGCATCATCGGCGTCGGCGCGATGCAGTACCCGGCCTCGTTCGAGGGCACCAGCGAGAAGACCCTGGTCGACCTCGCGGTCAGCAAGATCATGACGCTGACCTCGACCTACGACCACCGGATCATCCAGGGCGCCGAGTCCGGCGAGTTCCTCAAGCGCATCCACGAGCTGCTGCTCGGCGCGGACGGCTTCTACGACGACGTCTTCACCAGCCTGCGCCTGCCCTACGAGCCGATCCGCTGGGTGGCCGACATCCCCGAGGGCGCGGTCGACAAGACCGCCAGGGTGATCGAGCTGATCGAGGCCTACCGGATGCGCGGCCACCTGATGGCCGACACCGACCCGCTGAACTACCGCCAGCGCCGCCACGAGGACCTCGACGTGCTCACCCACGGGCTCACCCTGTGGGACCTGGACCGCGAGTTCCCGGTCGGCGGCTTCGCCGGCCAGGAGCGGATGAAGTTCCGCGACATCCTCGGCGTGCTGCGCAACTCGTACTGCCGCACGGTCGGCATCGAGTACACGCACATCATCGACCCCGACGAGCGCCGGTGGATCCAGGACCGGGTGGAGGTCCCGCACGAGAAGCCGGACCCCGCGGTGCAGAAGTACGTGCTGTCCAAGCTGAACGCGGCCGAGGCCTTCGAGACCTTCCTGCAGACCAAGTACGTCGGGCAGAAGCGGTTCTCGCTCGAAGGCGGCGAGACCGCGATCCCGCTGCTGGACACCGTGCTGGACAAGGCCGCCGAGTACGAGCTGGACGAGGTCGTCATCGGCATGCCGCACCGCGGCAGGCTGAACGTGCTGGCCAACATCGTCGGCAAGCCGATCTCGCAGATCTTCCAGGAGTTCGAGGGCAATCTGGACCCGGGCCAGGCACACGGCTCCGGTGACGTGAAGTACCACCTCGGCGCCGAGGGCAAGTACTTCCGCATGTTCGGCGACGGCGAGACCAAGGTGTCGCTGACCGCGAACCCGTCGCACCTGGAGACCGTCGACCCGGTGCTCGAGGGCATCGTCCGCGCCAAGCAGGACATCCTCGACAAGGGCGGCGAGGGCTTCACCGTGCTGCCGGTGCTGCTGCACGGCGACGCCGCCTTCGCCGGGCAGGGCGTGGTCGCCGAGACGCTGAACCTGGCGCTGCTGCGCGGGTACCGCACCGGCGGCACCGTGCACCTGATCATCAACAACCAGGTCGGCTTCACCACCGCGCCGGAGAACTCGCGTTCGTCGCAGTACGCCACCGACGTGGCGAAGATGATCGGCGCGCCGGTCTTCCACGTCAACGGCGACGACCCGGAGGCCGCGCACTGGGTGGCCAAGCTGGCCGTGGACTACCGCCAGGCGTTCAACAAGGACGTGGTGATCGACCTCATCTGCTACCGCCGCCGCGGGCACAACGAGGGCGACGACCCGTCGATGACGCAGCCGGCGATGTACGACATCATCGACACCAAGCGCAGCGTGCGGAAGACCTACACCGAATCGCTGATCGGCCGCGGGGACATCTCGGTGGAAGAGGCCGAAGCGGCGCTGCGGGACTTCTCCAGCCAGCTGGAGCACGTCTTCAACGAGGTCCGCGAGCTGGAGAAGCACCCGGTGAAGGCGAGCCCCTCGGTCGAGGAGGAGCAGCAGGTGCCCGCGAAGGTGCCGACAGCCATCTCCCGCGAGGTCGTCGAGCAGATCGGCGACGCGTTCATCAACGTGCCGGAGGGCTTCACCCCGCACCCGCGCGTCAAGCCGGTGATGGAGCGGCGGCACAAGATGTCGCGCGAAGGCGGCATCGACTGGGCCTTCGGCGAGCTGCTCGCCTTCGGCTCGCTCGCGCTGGAGGGCAAGCTGGTGCGGCTGTCCGGCCAGGACTCCCGCCGCGGCACCTTCACCCAGCGGCACTCGGTGTACATCGACCGCAAGACCGGTGAGGAGTACTCGCCACTGCAGCACCTGGCCGAGAACCAGGGCCGCGTGATGATCTACGACTCGGCGCTGTCCGAGTACGCGGCGGTCGGCTTCGAGTACGGCTACTCGGTGGCCAACTCCGACGCGCTGGTGATGTGGGAAGCCCAGTTCGGCGACTTCGTCAACGGCGCGCAGACCGTGATCGACGAGTACATCTCCTCCGGTGAGGCCAAGTGGGGCCAGCTCTCCGACGTGGTGCTGCTGCTGCCGCACGGCCACGAGGGCCAGGGCCCGGACCACACCTCCGGCCGCATCGAGCGCTTCCTGCAGCTGTGCGCCGAAGGCTCGATGACCGTCTCGGTGCCGTCGACCCCGGCGAACTACTTCCACCTGCTGCGGCGCCACGCGCTCGACGGCGTGAACCGGCCGCTGGTGGTCTTCACCCCGAAGCGCCTGCTGCGCGACAAGGCGGTGAAGTCGTCGATCGAGGAGTTCACCGAGCAGTCGAAGTTCCTGTCGGTGATCGACGACAGCGGCGTCGACCCGGCCAAGGTCCGGAAGGTGCTGCTGACCTCGGGCAAGATGTACTGGGAGCTGCTCGCCGAGCGCGAGAAGCAGGGCATCACCGACGTCGCGCTGGTCCGCATCGAGCAGTACTACCCGCTGCCGAAGAAGAAGCTGGTGGCCGCGGTGGAGCGGTACACGGCGGCTTCGTCGATCATGTGGGTCCAGGAGGAGCCGGAGAACCAGGGTGCCTGGCCGTTCTTCGGGCTGAACCTGCCGCGCAAGTTCCCGGAGTTCTTCGGCGGGCTGGAGGTCGCGGCGCGGCGCCCGATGGCGGCGCCGTCGGCCGGTTCGTCCAAGGTGCACGAGGTGGAGCAGAAGGCGATCATCGCCAAGGCGTTCAGCTGA
- a CDS encoding S8 family peptidase, producing the protein MSKRRPLAALGLATGAAVLTVLGGTTAATAAEGAIVDANSADAVPGSYIVVLKDGVSAQSVAGTAQNVLSRHGGTLDRLFGATVRGYSANMSETQAKRAAADPAVAYVEQNKVVRASADQLNPPSWGLDRIDQRDLPLNQKYSYSTDAANVTAYIIDTGILTTHNDFGGRATHGYDFVDNDNNATDCQGHGTHVAGTVGGTAHGVAKAAKLVGVRVLNCSGSGTTAGVIAGVDWVTSNAVKPAVANMSLGGGASTTLDNAVRNSVASGVTYGLAAGNDSGANACNTSPARTKEAITVGSTTNTDARSSFSNIGDCLDIFAPGSGITSAWIGGNTATNTISGTSMATPHVVGAAALYLAANPSATPAQVSAALVNNGTKGKVTSPGTGSPNVLLYTGTGTPDPEPTPCATTANATDVAIPDAPAGAVTSTITIADCARNASATTKVDVQIKHTYRGDLVIDLVAPDGTAYRLKNSNSDSGNDLNASYTVNASSEAANGAWKLRVQDVYRADTGYLDSWTLTV; encoded by the coding sequence ATGAGCAAGCGCAGACCACTGGCCGCGCTCGGCCTGGCCACCGGCGCCGCCGTGCTGACCGTGCTGGGCGGCACCACCGCCGCCACCGCGGCGGAAGGCGCGATCGTCGACGCGAACAGCGCCGACGCCGTACCCGGCAGCTACATCGTGGTGCTCAAGGACGGTGTGTCGGCGCAGTCGGTGGCCGGTACCGCCCAGAACGTGCTCTCCCGGCACGGCGGCACACTGGACCGGCTGTTCGGCGCGACCGTGCGCGGTTACTCGGCGAACATGAGCGAGACGCAGGCGAAGCGGGCGGCCGCCGACCCGGCGGTGGCCTACGTGGAGCAGAACAAGGTGGTGCGGGCCAGCGCCGACCAGCTGAACCCGCCGTCCTGGGGGCTCGACCGGATCGACCAGCGCGACCTGCCGCTGAACCAGAAGTACAGCTACAGCACCGACGCGGCCAACGTCACCGCGTACATCATCGACACCGGCATCCTGACCACGCACAACGACTTCGGCGGCCGCGCCACGCACGGCTACGACTTCGTCGACAACGACAACAACGCCACCGACTGCCAGGGCCACGGCACGCACGTCGCGGGCACCGTCGGCGGCACCGCGCACGGTGTGGCCAAGGCCGCCAAGCTGGTCGGCGTCCGCGTGCTGAACTGCAGCGGCTCCGGCACCACCGCGGGCGTCATCGCCGGCGTGGACTGGGTGACCAGCAACGCGGTCAAGCCCGCGGTCGCCAACATGAGCCTCGGCGGCGGCGCGTCGACCACTTTGGACAACGCGGTGCGCAACTCGGTCGCCTCCGGCGTGACCTACGGCCTGGCCGCGGGCAACGACAGCGGCGCCAACGCCTGCAACACCTCGCCGGCGCGCACCAAGGAAGCCATCACCGTCGGCTCCACCACGAACACCGACGCGCGGTCGAGCTTCTCGAACATCGGTGACTGCCTGGACATCTTCGCGCCCGGCAGCGGCATCACCTCGGCGTGGATCGGCGGCAACACCGCCACCAACACGATCAGCGGCACCTCGATGGCCACCCCGCACGTGGTCGGCGCGGCCGCGCTGTACCTGGCGGCGAACCCGTCGGCCACCCCCGCGCAGGTGTCGGCCGCGCTGGTGAACAACGGCACCAAGGGCAAGGTGACCAGCCCGGGCACCGGCTCGCCGAACGTGCTGCTCTACACCGGGACCGGCACGCCGGACCCGGAGCCGACGCCGTGCGCCACCACCGCGAACGCCACCGACGTGGCCATTCCCGACGCCCCGGCCGGTGCGGTGACCAGCACGATCACCATCGCCGACTGCGCGCGCAACGCCAGCGCGACCACCAAGGTCGACGTGCAGATCAAGCACACCTACCGGGGTGACCTGGTGATCGACCTGGTCGCGCCGGACGGCACCGCGTACCGCCTGAAGAACTCGAACAGCGACTCGGGCAACGACCTGAACGCCAGCTACACCGTGAACGCCTCCTCGGAGGCCGCCAACGGTGCCTGGAAGCTGCGGGTGCAGGACGTGTACCGGGCGGACACCGGCTACCTCGACAGCTGGACCCTGACCGTCTGA
- a CDS encoding GNAT family N-acetyltransferase: MLIRRETASDAAAIRVVHDAAFAKPDAPGAETVEARLVGELRADGDLIPALSLVAELDGRIAGHVCCSHARIESSPGPVGLGPLGVLPETQSAGVGSALMHAVLAAADALEIPVVVLLGSPGFYARFGFVPAARLGITPSTPDWEPYFQVRPLSAYSEEFTGAFHYAPAFDRI, translated from the coding sequence ATGCTGATCCGCCGCGAAACCGCGTCCGACGCTGCCGCCATCCGGGTGGTGCACGACGCCGCGTTCGCCAAGCCGGATGCACCGGGTGCGGAAACCGTGGAGGCCAGGCTGGTCGGCGAACTGCGTGCCGACGGTGACCTGATCCCGGCGCTGTCGCTGGTCGCGGAACTGGACGGCCGGATCGCCGGGCACGTGTGCTGCAGCCACGCACGCATCGAGAGCAGCCCGGGGCCGGTCGGCCTCGGCCCGCTGGGCGTGCTGCCGGAGACCCAGTCGGCGGGCGTCGGCTCGGCGTTGATGCACGCGGTGCTCGCCGCCGCGGACGCCCTGGAAATACCGGTGGTCGTGCTGCTCGGCTCCCCCGGCTTCTACGCCCGGTTCGGCTTCGTGCCCGCCGCCCGCCTCGGCATCACACCGTCCACTCCGGACTGGGAGCCGTACTTCCAGGTGCGCCCGCTTTCGGCCTATTCGGAGGAGTTCACCGGCGCCTTCCACTACGCGCCGGCCTTCGACCGGATCTAG
- a CDS encoding ABC transporter substrate-binding protein, which yields MKRRLGILLAVVALLTSACGNPFEGGAEGGPTGEIIIGASDVGESLLLAQIYAGALRNAGADNVTVRPPVGSREVVVKALQDRSLSVVPDYSGNLLRYFDKNTTATTSEDVYRELEQKLPAGFEVLDQAPAEDKDLLVVRKELADSGVRTFSDLGPRCGELVFGGPGQWSDRWKDKIKALYGCEFKEIRTTDTGGPVTVAALRSGEIQVADLFSTSSTIASNGFVPLEDDKSMFPAQNIVPLVAKGTLNERETKALNDVSAVLTTEKLTRLNVEFSEEKQNPLDIAEKFLRDNGLSS from the coding sequence GTGAAGCGACGGCTGGGAATTCTGCTGGCGGTGGTCGCGCTGTTGACCTCGGCCTGCGGCAACCCGTTCGAAGGCGGCGCCGAGGGCGGGCCGACCGGCGAGATCATCATCGGCGCCTCGGACGTGGGTGAAAGCCTGCTGCTGGCGCAGATCTACGCGGGCGCGCTGCGCAACGCCGGGGCGGACAACGTCACCGTGCGGCCGCCGGTGGGCAGCCGGGAGGTGGTGGTCAAGGCGCTGCAGGACCGCTCGCTGTCGGTGGTGCCCGACTACTCCGGCAACTTGCTGCGGTACTTCGACAAGAACACCACGGCGACCACGTCGGAGGACGTCTACCGCGAGCTGGAGCAGAAGCTGCCCGCCGGGTTCGAGGTGCTCGACCAGGCGCCCGCGGAGGACAAGGACCTGCTGGTGGTGCGCAAGGAACTGGCCGACTCCGGGGTGCGGACCTTCTCCGACCTCGGGCCGCGCTGCGGTGAGCTGGTCTTCGGCGGTCCAGGGCAGTGGAGCGACCGCTGGAAGGACAAGATCAAGGCGCTCTACGGCTGCGAGTTCAAGGAGATCCGGACCACCGACACCGGCGGGCCGGTGACCGTGGCCGCGCTGCGCTCCGGTGAGATCCAGGTGGCGGACCTGTTCAGCACCTCGTCGACCATCGCCAGCAACGGCTTCGTGCCGCTGGAGGACGACAAGTCGATGTTCCCGGCGCAGAACATCGTGCCGCTGGTGGCCAAGGGCACGCTCAACGAACGGGAGACCAAGGCGCTCAACGACGTCTCCGCCGTGCTGACCACCGAGAAGCTGACCCGGTTGAACGTGGAGTTCAGCGAGGAGAAGCAGAACCCGCTCGACATCGCCGAGAAGTTCTTGCGTGACAACGGGTTGAGCAGCTAG
- a CDS encoding ABC transporter permease, whose amino-acid sequence MNEIFGWFGDPANWQGVDGVPNRLAEHVGYVLLALVIALVIAVPVGLFVGHTGRGAVLLVAAGNSIRALPTLGLVTFLFLLFTVEGPATTIALVVLAIPPILAATYAGLQATDHGVVDAAQGVGMTGWQRLWKVEVPISLPLVLGGVRNAVLQLVATAAVAAYVGLGGLGRFLLDGLAVFDYGKVVAGAVLTALLAIVLDLIFAGLQRAVVPKGVRLAARAAGKQAKAAGGAQ is encoded by the coding sequence ATGAACGAGATCTTCGGCTGGTTCGGTGATCCGGCCAACTGGCAGGGCGTGGACGGGGTGCCGAACCGGCTCGCCGAGCACGTCGGCTACGTGCTGCTGGCACTGGTGATCGCACTGGTCATCGCGGTGCCGGTGGGGCTCTTCGTCGGGCACACCGGACGCGGCGCGGTGCTGCTGGTGGCGGCGGGCAACTCGATCCGCGCGCTGCCCACGCTCGGCCTGGTCACCTTTCTCTTCCTGCTGTTCACCGTGGAGGGTCCGGCGACCACGATCGCGTTGGTGGTGCTGGCGATTCCGCCGATCCTCGCCGCGACCTACGCCGGGTTGCAGGCCACCGACCACGGGGTGGTCGACGCGGCGCAGGGCGTCGGCATGACCGGCTGGCAGCGGCTGTGGAAGGTCGAAGTGCCGATTTCGCTGCCGCTCGTGCTCGGCGGGGTGCGCAACGCGGTGCTGCAGCTGGTGGCGACCGCGGCGGTGGCGGCCTACGTCGGGCTCGGCGGGCTCGGCCGGTTCCTGCTCGACGGGCTGGCGGTGTTCGACTACGGCAAGGTGGTCGCGGGCGCGGTGCTGACCGCGTTGCTGGCCATCGTGCTGGACCTGATTTTCGCGGGCCTGCAACGGGCCGTGGTGCCGAAGGGCGTCCGGCTGGCCGCGCGGGCCGCCGGGAAGCAGGCCAAGGCGGCGGGAGGCGCTCAGTGA
- a CDS encoding ABC transporter permease, producing the protein MGEFFDELGRYLSSANNRAQLLQNLGEHVYLALLPLVFGVVLAVLVGWAGKRWRTARRVAMVVSNLLYTIPSLALFVVIPGLIGTKILDSVNVIVALTIYTTALLVRPVLDALDSVSPPVIAAATAIGYQPVRRFFTVELPLAVPVFAAGVRVGAVSNISLVSVGALIGTGGLGVLFTDGFQREYFSPIVVGIVLTLLLALLTDLLLVWLLRVSTPWQRATAKPAADVTAGSAG; encoded by the coding sequence ATGGGCGAGTTCTTCGACGAGCTCGGACGATATCTGTCCAGCGCCAACAACCGCGCGCAACTGCTGCAGAACCTGGGCGAGCACGTGTACCTGGCCCTGCTGCCGCTGGTGTTCGGCGTGGTGCTGGCGGTGCTGGTCGGCTGGGCCGGCAAGCGCTGGCGGACCGCGCGCCGCGTGGCGATGGTGGTGTCGAACCTGCTCTACACGATCCCGTCACTGGCGTTGTTCGTGGTCATCCCCGGCCTGATCGGGACGAAGATCCTGGACAGCGTCAACGTGATCGTGGCGCTGACCATCTACACCACCGCGTTGCTGGTGCGCCCGGTGCTGGACGCGCTGGACTCGGTGTCGCCGCCGGTGATCGCGGCCGCCACCGCGATCGGCTACCAGCCGGTGCGCCGCTTCTTCACCGTCGAGCTGCCGCTGGCGGTGCCGGTGTTCGCCGCGGGCGTGCGCGTCGGCGCGGTGAGCAACATCAGCCTGGTCAGCGTCGGCGCGCTGATCGGCACCGGCGGGCTTGGCGTGTTGTTCACCGACGGCTTCCAGCGCGAGTACTTCTCGCCGATCGTGGTCGGCATCGTGCTGACGCTGTTGCTGGCGCTGCTGACCGATCTGCTGCTGGTGTGGCTGCTCCGGGTGAGCACGCCGTGGCAGCGGGCCACCGCCAAACCGGCCGCCGACGTGACCGCGGGGAGTGCGGGATGA
- a CDS encoding ABC transporter ATP-binding protein, with translation MAIEFQGVTKKYPDGTVAVDNLSLTVEDGTITVFVGPSGCGKTTSLRMINRMVEPTSGTVLLDGKDVCDSPPAQLRRGIGYVIQHAGLFPHRTVLDNVATVPLLSGWGKGKARARAAELLETVGLPAELGKRYPAQLSGGQQQRVGVARALAADSPVLLMDEPFSAVDPVVREGLQDELLRLQQQLGKTIVFVTHDIDEAVRLGDKVAVMRVGGKLAQYGTPSDVLRHPVDDFVASFVGKDRGYRGLSFLTAEDVRIDPIETVEVGSVPGDGATWRIAVNGDGEPRGWLPPNSTVDGELAETDLVAGGSLYQKGTPVRGALDAALSSPASLGVVVDDNGRVIGAVTARQVLDVIEAHPQGAAG, from the coding sequence GTGGCAATCGAGTTCCAGGGCGTGACGAAGAAGTACCCGGACGGGACCGTCGCGGTCGACAACCTCAGTCTCACGGTGGAGGACGGCACCATCACCGTGTTCGTCGGGCCGTCGGGCTGCGGCAAGACCACCTCGCTGCGGATGATCAACCGCATGGTCGAGCCGACTTCGGGCACCGTGCTGCTGGACGGCAAGGATGTCTGCGACTCGCCGCCGGCGCAACTGCGGCGCGGCATCGGCTACGTCATCCAGCACGCCGGTCTCTTTCCACATAGGACAGTTCTGGACAACGTGGCCACCGTGCCGCTGCTGTCCGGCTGGGGCAAGGGAAAGGCGCGGGCCCGCGCCGCCGAGCTGCTGGAAACCGTGGGCCTGCCGGCGGAACTGGGCAAGCGGTACCCCGCGCAGCTCTCCGGCGGGCAGCAGCAGCGCGTCGGCGTGGCGCGCGCGCTCGCCGCCGACTCGCCGGTGCTGCTGATGGACGAGCCGTTCTCCGCGGTGGACCCGGTGGTCCGCGAGGGCCTGCAGGACGAGCTGCTCCGGCTGCAGCAGCAACTCGGCAAGACCATCGTTTTTGTCACGCACGACATCGACGAAGCCGTGCGCCTCGGCGACAAGGTCGCGGTGATGCGGGTCGGCGGCAAGCTGGCCCAGTACGGCACGCCGTCGGACGTGCTGCGCCACCCGGTCGACGACTTCGTCGCCTCCTTCGTCGGCAAGGACCGCGGTTACCGCGGCCTGTCCTTCCTGACCGCCGAGGACGTGCGGATCGATCCGATCGAGACGGTCGAGGTCGGCAGCGTGCCGGGCGACGGCGCGACCTGGCGCATCGCGGTGAACGGCGACGGCGAGCCGCGTGGCTGGCTGCCGCCGAATTCCACTGTGGACGGTGAGCTGGCGGAGACCGACCTGGTCGCGGGCGGTTCGCTGTACCAGAAGGGCACGCCGGTGCGCGGTGCGCTGGACGCGGCCTTGTCCTCACCGGCCAGCCTCGGCGTGGTGGTCGACGACAACGGCCGGGTGATCGGCGCGGTGACCGCCCGCCAGGTGCTGGACGTGATCGAGGCGCACCCGCAGGGAGCGGCGGGATAG